One Methanobacteriaceae archaeon genomic window carries:
- a CDS encoding DNA repair exonuclease, with protein MVRFLHTADWHLGMKYSQLHENAEKARQIRIKTIQKLLDQAGQVDFILMAGDLFDSNDVDKRLLNTVSEILGQSTVPTYIIPGNHDPLTLDSLYRDPVWDNLDNVIVFKESEPFTIPHLSVTIYPSPVSQKQSKNDPTQWINSHNVESEDNPRNDRNDIKIGLAHGNLAIEGFIDNPNFPINPNRTEISDLDYLALGEWHSLYTHQDSSGINRTVYPGTPETTKFSEQNSGKAVIVDIQHPRSPPIIQEMDVGNLTWEKHKEQINSMIDAQNLHFKIQQIKNPQKRVISINLTGVTDQDTINYLDAFQSEFQNRFMHFDIRKDGLFLKPNLLELQALLPEGAVVNRTFEALIALMKTQPEIQEYSELDPERTRQIFNELRGSEVLEGLSPEIINRAILLMYQLIREAAP; from the coding sequence TTGGTTAGATTCTTGCACACTGCTGACTGGCACCTGGGAATGAAATACAGTCAATTACATGAGAATGCAGAAAAAGCTAGACAAATTAGAATAAAAACCATCCAGAAACTACTGGACCAGGCAGGACAAGTTGATTTTATATTGATGGCTGGTGACTTATTTGACAGTAATGATGTGGATAAGAGACTTTTGAATACTGTTTCTGAAATACTGGGCCAATCAACCGTGCCCACATACATCATTCCTGGAAACCATGATCCTCTCACCCTTGACTCATTATACAGGGACCCGGTCTGGGACAACCTGGATAATGTTATCGTTTTCAAAGAATCTGAACCCTTCACTATCCCTCATCTTAGTGTAACCATTTACCCCTCTCCAGTCAGCCAGAAACAATCCAAAAATGATCCCACCCAATGGATTAACTCTCATAATGTGGAAAGTGAAGATAATCCAAGAAATGATAGAAATGACATTAAGATAGGTCTGGCCCACGGAAACCTGGCCATCGAGGGTTTTATAGACAATCCCAACTTTCCCATAAACCCCAACCGAACAGAGATATCAGATTTGGACTATCTGGCATTAGGAGAATGGCACTCTCTCTACACCCATCAGGACTCATCAGGAATTAACCGCACTGTCTACCCTGGAACCCCAGAAACCACCAAATTCAGTGAACAAAATAGTGGAAAAGCAGTAATCGTTGATATCCAACACCCACGCTCTCCACCAATTATACAAGAAATGGACGTGGGCAACCTAACATGGGAAAAACACAAAGAGCAAATCAACAGCATGATCGATGCTCAAAACCTTCACTTTAAAATTCAACAGATAAAAAATCCACAAAAACGGGTTATATCCATAAACCTGACTGGAGTCACAGATCAGGACACCATTAACTACCTGGACGCATTTCAAAGTGAGTTCCAGAATCGGTTTATGCACTTTGACATTAGAAAAGATGGTCTTTTCCTCAAACCCAACCTTTTAGAACTTCAAGCTCTCCTCCCTGAGGGTGCAGTGGTTAACCGCACCTTCGAAGCCCTGATAGCCTTGATGAAAACCCAGCCCGAAATACAGGAATATTCCGAGCTGGACCCGGAACGTACCAGACAAATATTCAACGAACTGCGGGGCAGCGAAGTGTTAGAAGGATTATCACCAGAAATTATTAACCGTGCCATCCTTTTAATGTACCAGCTCATCAGGGAGGCAGCACCATGA
- a CDS encoding AAA family ATPase: MNIKTIHLENWKKFINPVEIQLEEGINVLYGPNESGKTTLIDSIITTFYSKHTSNSQKIKSLKPWGTSLHPRSSITFTKNNHQYRITKGFHEKKSLLEKMDQGSWIKIAEGDQADKKLIQLVGGQIAPRGDTKPEYWGLGQSLWMVQGNPIIQEELNDETVSSMQKMVNATIESDDEKKVLREIRSRFMENFSPVKKELKKKSQLGRLKDEINSLKSELDLSNSKIRKKETLIRSLEDNQILVEKIQGNLETAKKEKTQLEREVEEAHEHQRNREKLENEIEKLKKEFESSKERSEEIEKAKSEIKRIIESNNAIKLRLEPLKAELDKLNKKMDDDNTAIRNLDEQINIHLDEKKNSRHCPHCGY, encoded by the coding sequence ATGAACATCAAAACCATCCACCTGGAAAACTGGAAAAAATTCATCAACCCAGTGGAAATTCAATTAGAAGAAGGAATAAACGTATTATACGGTCCCAATGAAAGTGGAAAAACCACCTTAATTGACTCTATCATCACCACCTTCTACTCCAAGCACACCAGCAACTCCCAGAAAATAAAATCTCTCAAACCATGGGGAACTTCACTTCATCCCAGAAGCAGTATAACATTCACCAAAAATAACCACCAATACCGTATCACCAAGGGATTCCATGAAAAGAAGAGTTTGCTTGAGAAAATGGATCAGGGATCCTGGATTAAAATCGCAGAAGGAGATCAGGCTGATAAAAAACTCATTCAACTAGTTGGTGGGCAGATAGCACCAAGAGGTGACACCAAACCTGAATACTGGGGACTAGGACAGAGCCTGTGGATGGTGCAGGGAAACCCTATCATCCAGGAGGAACTAAACGACGAGACTGTTTCATCCATGCAAAAAATGGTAAACGCCACCATTGAATCAGATGATGAAAAGAAAGTACTCAGAGAAATCAGATCCAGATTTATGGAAAACTTCTCACCAGTAAAGAAGGAACTTAAAAAAAAGAGCCAGCTGGGAAGGTTAAAGGACGAAATAAACAGCTTAAAAAGTGAATTAGACCTATCAAATTCTAAAATAAGAAAAAAAGAAACCCTTATAAGATCATTAGAGGATAACCAGATTCTTGTTGAAAAGATCCAGGGCAATTTAGAGACTGCAAAAAAAGAAAAAACCCAACTGGAACGTGAAGTGGAAGAAGCACATGAACATCAGAGAAACAGAGAAAAACTGGAAAATGAAATAGAAAAACTTAAAAAAGAATTTGAATCTTCCAAAGAACGTTCAGAGGAGATAGAAAAAGCCAAATCTGAGATTAAGAGAATCATAGAATCCAATAATGCTATAAAACTTCGATTAGAACCCTTAAAAGCTGAGTTAGATAAATTGAATAAGAAAATGGATGATGATAACACTGCCATCCGTAATTTAGATGAACAAATAAACATCCATTTGGATGAAAAAAAAAATAGCAGGCATTGCCCACACTGCGGTTATTGA